A part of Phoenix dactylifera cultivar Barhee BC4 chromosome 2, palm_55x_up_171113_PBpolish2nd_filt_p, whole genome shotgun sequence genomic DNA contains:
- the LOC103698325 gene encoding uncharacterized protein LOC103698325 produces MALILDALIEILRKPTVGDVVTELALFAAPLWIAVLVGLFVGWAWRPRWAAGLLGGEKAILGGRPVTSRVDSLKAQLPGSVTCSVSGKSSGSEAKMVAVCPPDAESENLAVTEEDLEHLYKLVEVTDGGPVWHKMMDRTLPNMSYQAWRRDPETGPPQYRSRTVFEDAIPEIVRDFFWDDEFRIKNGWDDMLLYHDTLKECPTTGTMVVHWIRKFPLFCSNREYIIGRRIWESGRTYYCVTKGVPCLSVPRRDKPRRVDLYYSSWCIRAVESRRGDGQLTACEVLLFHHEDMGIPWELAKLGVRQGMWGCVKRIEPGFRAYQIARRSHEPPSRCAFMAQINTKFSSDDLITSEAGTCSSSEVVEAEKHKNWADSIPKFLVIGGAVALACSLDHGLLTKAVIFGVARRFARPGRRL; encoded by the exons atggcATTGATTCTGGACGCGCTGATTGAGATCTTGAGGAAGCCCACCGTCGGCGACGTGGTCACCGAGCTCGCCTTGTTCGCCGCCCCTCTCTGGATCGCGGTTCTTGTAGGGCTTTTTGTGGGGTGGGCGTGGAGGCCGAGATGGGCGGCGGGTCTCCTAGGCGGGGAGAAGGCCATTCTGGGTGGTCGCCCTGTGACGTCGAGAGTCGATTCTTTGAAGGCTCAGCTGCCAGGCAGCGTCACTTGCTCGGTTTCCGGCAAGAGTTCTGGAAGCGAGGCCAAGATGGTCGCCGTGTG TCCTCCAGATGCGGAAAGTGAGAACTTGGCGGTGACGGAGGAGGATTTGGAGCACCTGTACAAGCTTGTCGAGGTGACCGACGGGGGGCCCGTGTGGCACAAGATGATGGACCGGACCTTGCCGAACATGAGCTATCAGGCATGGCGGAGAGATCCTGAG ACGGGTCCTCCGCAATATCGCAGTAGAACTGTCTTCGAGGATGCAATACCAGAGATTGTGAGGGACTTCTTCTGGGATGATGAGTTCCGGATCAAGAATGGGTGGGACGACATGCTCCTCTACCACGACACACTAAAGGAATGCCCAACCACGGGGACGATGGTAGTTCACTGGATTCGAAAG TTTCCATTGTTCTGCAGCAACAGAGAGTACATCATCGGTCGTCGGATATGGGAATCGGGAAGAACATATTACTGTGTGACTAAG GGAGTTCCATGCCTCTCTGTACCTAGACGCGACAAACCCAGGCGTGTCGACTTGTACTACTCCAGCTGGTGCATTCGTGCAG TTGAGTCGAGGAGAGGGGATGGCCAGTTGACTGCCTGTGAGGTGCTACTGTTCCATCACGAGGATATGGGCATCCCATGGGAGCTAGCGAAACTGGGTGTCCGGCAGGGGATGTGGGGTTGTGTCAAAAGGATTGAACCTGGCTTCCGAGCCTACCAGATCGCCAGGAGGTCTCAcgagccaccatcacggtgcGCCTTCATGGCACAAATCAACACCAAGTTCAGTTCTGATGATCTAATAACATCGGAAGCTGGCACCTGTTCATCCTCAGAAGTGGTAGAAGCAGAGAAACATAAAAATTGGGCAGATAGCATACCCAAGTTTCTTGTAATTGGTGGTGCTGTGGCCCTAGCATGCAGTCTCGACCATGGCCTGTTGACCAAGGCAGTCATTTTTGGAGTGGCCCGGAGGTTTGCAAGACCAGGAAGGAGGTTGTGA